The Martelella endophytica genome contains the following window.
TCCTCCGGGAAAGTTCGGCGCAGCCAGTGCCGCGCCTTCAGAAATCTGTGCCGTGAGCAAATGGTAGGCAGCAGGGTAGCCGAAATCAATCGCCCGAGGTGCAACAATGTCGCCGATTTCCATTCGGAGATGCCGTCTGGGCCGCGCACCGTTGCAAAAGAGCATCCCGCGCACAGTTTTGCGGGCATTGTTAAGCGGCGGGACTCGACAAGCGGACAGAAATTCTGCAGGGTTGCTTAAACGATTAATCAGGCCCCTTGATGAAGCAGCGCCCGCCAAAACTGACGGAAATTGCTGACCGGCTGGATATTTCCGCCGCCACGGTCTCCAACGCGCTCTCCGGCAAGGGGCGGGTGTCGGCAGAGCTTGCCGAACGGATCCGCCAGGTGGCCGAGGAACTTGGCTATGTGCCGAGCGTTTCGGCGCGCGCGCTCAGAACCGGGCTTTCCGGCGTCATCGGTCTGGTCCTGCCCGATATCGGCAATCCGTTGTTTCCGCAGATCGCGCAGGCCATCGAGAATGCGGCGACCGATGCCGGGCTCGGCGTGCTGATCGCGGATTCGCGCGGCAGCATCCAGGCCCAGACGGAGGCGATCCAGCATCTGCGCGACCATGGCGTCGACGGCATGATCGTGGTGCCCCGCCGTGGCTCGCGGGTGGCGGATGTCGGCTGCCCGGTGGCAATGATCGATTCCCCCTCGACCCCCGGCAACACGGTTTCGGCGGATCACTGGTGCGGCGGCTTTCTTCTCGGCGAGCATCTGCGATCGCTTGGCCATCGTAAGGTACTGCTGATCGGCAATCACCGCGATTCCATCGTCCAGACAGATCGTCTTGGCGGCGTGCGTGCGGCGCTTCAGGGCACCGAGGTCGAGCGTGTCTGGCTCGACAGCCTGCCCGGCGACCAGCCGATCGGCGCGCTCGATCCGGTGCGCTGGTATAGCGAGGGCTTCACCGCCTTCGTTACCGTTTCCGATCTGCAGGCGCTCCGGGTTCTGACGGCGCTGCAGAGTGCCGGCATTGCGGTGCCATCCATGGCGTCCGTAACCGGCTTCGACGATCTCGTCTTCGCCAGCAGCGTCATTCCGGCGCTGACGACGGTGCGCATGGATATGCCGAAGGTCGCGGAAATCGCGATTTCGGCTCTGAAGCGGGCCATCGAGGCGAAGTCCGGCGATGGTGCCGAAACCGTCAGGGCAGATCCCGACAGGGTGCCCATGACCCTTGTCATCCGCCGGTCCACCGGACCGGTCCATGAAGAAGCGGGGGCCAAACCCCGCTTGCCCCACCCCCAGCAGGAGAACTGAAACCGTGAAGACCCTTCTCTCATCGGTGGCTCTCGCCACGTTTGCACTTTCCGCCGGCGCCGCGTCGGCAGCCGACAAGACGCTGACGATTTCCGTCTATGCCTTCGCGCAGGACGAGTTCAAGGAGATCGTCTACGATCCCTTCAAGGAAATCTGCGGCTGCGACATCGTGGTCGAGACCGGCAACAGCGTCGAGCGCCTCGCCAAGATGGAAGCCAACAAGGCAAGCCCGGTCATCGCCATGGCCGTGATGTCGATGGCGGATGCGCTGCAGGCCTCGCGCCAGGACCTGATCGACGACATCGATTTCTCCAAGCTTACGAACTACGACAAGCTTTACGACATCGCCAAGGACCCGAACAAGGACGGCAAGAGCGTCGGCTACACCTTCTACGCCACGTCGATCGCCTATCGTCCGGACAAGGTCACGATCGAGTCCTGGGCCGACCTCCTGAAGCCGGAGCTTGCCGGCCGCGTCGCCTTCCCGAACGTCACCACCAATCAGGGCCCACCGGCTCTCTACATGCTTGGCAAGGCGCTCGGTGATGACGGCGCCGACCTGACGACGCCGATCGATGCCGTTGCCGAACACCGCGACGACTTCGTCACCTTCTACGTCCGCTCCTCGCAGCTGACCCAGCTGATGCAGCAGGAAGAAATCTGGGCCGCGCCGATCGGCCGCTTCGCCTGGGCCGGCTTCACCGACATGGGCTTCCCGGTCGAGTGGGCGACGCCGAAGGAAGGCCAGACCGGCGGCCTCAATGTCATGGTGCTGACCAAGGGCAGCGAGAACCAGGAACTGGCCATGCAGTTCATGGATTTCTGGCTCTCGACCGATGTTCAGACCAAGCTCGCAGAGGCACTGGTGGACAGCCCCGCCAACAAGGATGTCGTCGTCTCCGACGAGGTCGCCAACAACCTCACCTATGGCGCGGAAACCGCCGACAGCCTCAGCCTGATCCCCTCCGATGTGATGCTCGACAAGCGTGATGCCTGGCTCGAGCAGTGGAACGAGAAGGTCGGGCAGTAATCAGGGCCGGCAGGCGGGCTCCTTCAATCTCCCCCTCAAGGGGGGAGATTGATTGGGGGCTTTGCGGCAAAAAGAGTGGTTCGGGCGGTAGCCTTCTGACCGCCTGAACTTCAAACCCAAAGACCTGCGGCGGCTTCGGTCGCCGCGGCCTGAACAACAGAAAGCAAACTCAATGTTTCAAAGCCGCGTCGAGGCCATGGCGCTGGTGCTGCCGGCGGCCCTGTTTGCGGGGCTGGTGTTCCTGCTGCCGGTGGTCGTGCTGCTCGCTCAGGGCATTCATATCGACGGCCAATGGACGCTTTCGGCCTATGTCGATTTCTTTGCCAAACCGCTGAACCGCACCGTGTTCCTGCGCACGCTGAAGCTCGCCGCGCTGGTGACCCTGATTGCCGCGATCATCGGCTATGCCGCCGCCTATGCCACGGTCAGCCTGCCGCCGCGCAGCAAGGGCCGGATCATCGGCCTCATCGTTCTGCCGCTGATGATCTCGCCGGTGGCGCGCACCTATGCGTGGATTGTGCTGCTTGGCCGCACCGGCATCATCAACGAGGCGCTGGTCGCGATCGGCCTGACGGACGAACCGTTCCGCTTTCTGTTCACCGAGACGGCCGTGACCATCGGCCTGTTGCAGCTGTTCCTGCCGCTGATGATCATTGCTCTGATCTCCGCGCTGGAGAACATGCCGCGCGATGCCGTGACGGCCGCCCGCGTGCTCGGCGCCAACTGGTTCCAGGTATTCTGGAAGGTGATCCTGCCGCTGACGCGCGAAGGCCTGATCATCGGCGGCACGCTGGTGTTCACCGGCTCGATGACCGCTTACATCACCCCCGCCATCCTCGGCGGTTCCAAGGTTCTGATGCTCGAGACCCTGCTTTACCAGCGGGTGACGGTCGCAAACGACCTCGTCTCTGCAAGCGTCATCGCCTTCATCCTGATGGCCATGGCCTTTTCCGCCAATTTCCTGCTGAAGAAGATCGCATCCGCGCGAGGTGGCAAATGAAAACCCGCGTCCTCACCTTCCTGCCGCTGGCGCTCACGCTGATCTTCCTCATCGGTCCCTTCATCGTCATCGTCATGGCGGGGCTTTCGTCAGGCAACAATCTTGCCTTCCCGCCGCCCGGACTGTCGCTGAAATGGGTCATCAAGGTCTTCAGCATCGAAAGCTTCCGAGCAAGCTTCGCGATGTCGATGTTCCTCGCGATCTTCGGCACGCTAGCGGCGCTGATCCTCGGCATTCCGGCCTCCTATGCCATGTCGCGCTACAAGGTGCCGGGCTCGGAGACGGTGCGGCTCATCGTGTCCTCGCCGATCATCGTACCGGGCATCATCGTCGGCCTGGCGCTACTGCGCTATTTCGTCGTGCCGCTGTCGCTGTCGATCACGCTGGCGCTGTTTGCCGCCCATACGGCGCTGATCCTGCCCTATGCGGTCCGTGTCGTCTCGGCGAGCCTCAACAATCTGCGCTCGGATATCGAAGAAGCGGCCGTGCTGCTCGGCGCAAGCCGGTCGGGCGCCTTCTTCCGCGTGATCCTGCCGAATATCCGCGGCGGCGTGCTGTCGGCCTTCATTCTTGGCTTCGTCACCAGTTTCAATCAGGTGCCGGTGTCGCTGTTTCTGTCGGGGCCGGGTGTCAGAACGCTGCCCATCGACATGATCGGCTACATGGAGACCACCTACGATCCTTCCGTCGCGGCGCTCGCGGCACTTCTCGCTTTCCTGTCGATCGGCATTGTCTTCATCGCCGAACGCTTCCTGGGCTTTACCCGCTATGTCTGATTTCCTCGTCCTCGATAACCTCTCGCTCTCCTATGGTCGTACCACGGTCGTCGACCAGCTCAATCTTGGCGTCAGAAAGGGCGAGCTGATCGCGCTGCTCGGCCCCTCGGGCTGCGGCAAGACCACCACCATGCGCGCCGTCGCCGGCCTGCTGACGCCGTCTGCCGGAAAGATCGTGCTCGATGGCAAGGATGTCACCCGCGTACCGCCGAACAAGCGGCAGGTCGGGCTGATGTTCCAGTCCTATGCGCTGTTCCCGCATCTCTCGGTGTTCGAGAACGTCGCCTTCGGACTGCGGCTGAAGGGCATGCGCGGCGACGCCCTGTCGTCAAAGGTCAATGAGGGGCTCGCATCGGTCGGTCTTGCCCAATATGGCGACCGCCGTCCCGCCGATCTTTCCGGCGGTCAGCAGCAGCGCGTGGCACTTGCCCGCTCGCTGGTGATGGATCCGAAGATCCTGCTGCTCGACGAGCCGCTTTCCAATCTCGATGCCCGTCTGCGCCTCGAGATGCGCACCGAGCTGCAGCGGGTTCAGAAGGAAAGCGGGCTGACGATGATCTTCGTCACCCACGACCAGTCGGAAGCCCTGTCGCTCGCCGATCGCATCGTCGTCATGCGCGATGGCGAGATCGAACAGCTTGGCACGCCGGAGGATATCTACAATCGTCCGGTTTCCGCCTTCGTCGCCGATTTTGTCGGCTTCGAAAACATCTTCGCCATCGAAGGCGGCGAGTTGAAGGGCAAGGGAGAGGCCTTCACCCTTGCCTCTCCGCTGCCGGAAGGCGCAACCGGGCTTGCCTGGCGGCCTGAGGCCGTGTGGCTTGGCGAAGGCGCTTTCGAGGGCACCGTCATCGGTGCCGCCTTTGTCGGCCAGATGCGCGAATATGTTCTCGAAAGCGCGATCGGCCGCATCAAGGTCAATGTTGACGCCAATCTGCCGGCCCATCCGCTCGACACAAGGCTCGCCTTCGACCTGCGCGTTGAAGACGCCGTCGTGCTGAGGCGATAGGTGACGGGCATGGGTATCTGGATCGACACCGACATGGGCTTCGATGATATCGCGGCCATTCTCACCGTTGCGGCGGCCGGGTTCGAGATTGACGGCATGTCGCTGGTCTTCGGCAACGCCGTCCTGGCGCAGGTGGAGCGCAATGCCGCCGGTGCGGCAAAGGCCTTTTGCTGGTCGATGCCGATCCACTCCGGCGCCGACCGCGCCGTGATCGGTACGACGGAGACGGCCTCATCCATCCTCAGCGAGGCTGGCATGCCGACGGCGGGGCTCTCGCTTCCCGAAGCGGGCCTGCCGCCGACCGCCCCGGCGCTTGAAGCTCTGTGTGGATGGCTCGGTGATGGCGCTGGCGAAAAACGGATCCTTGCGCTTGGGCCGCTCACCAATATCGCGATCCTCTGCCTTGCCCGCCCGGACCTTGCGAAAAACATCACCGAGATCGTCTGGATGGGTGGCGGCGTTTCGCTCGGCAACCACACGGCGTCCGCCGAGTTCAACGCGCTTGCCGATCCGGAGGCGGCGGCGATCGTTCTCTCCCGAGCCGTGCCGCTGACCATGGCTGACCTCGACTTCTGCCGCAAGGTGAGGCTCAGGGCCGATGACATCCGAACACTCCGGCTAAGGGCCGGCCGCAATGCGGCTCTGCTTGCCGATCTGACCGAGGGCTTCCTGTCGATCGCGCTGAAGCGTGGTGCCAGCGAAATGCCTTTCTTCGATCCGGCGGCTGCAATTGCCTTCTGCCATCCGACCCTCGTCAGCCTTCAGCCGGTGCGCATCGACATCGAGACAGCCGGCACGCTGACGCGCGGCCGCACAGTGGTCGAGACGCGGCCGCACAAGGCTAAGTTCAATGCCCGCATCATCAGCGATGTCGACGCCGATACCGCTCATGACCTGATCATGATCGCACTTGCCAGCGAGGCTGCCCGATGACCGCGTCTCTTAACGATCCGGATCTTCGCGCCCGCGCCGTCGCCGCTGCGCGGGGGGATGAGCCGTTCGACATGCTGATTGCGGGAGGCACTCTGGTCGATGTGGTGACGGGCGAGTTGCGCAAGGCCGATATCGGTCTTGTCGGGCCGTTGATTGCCGCAGTCCTGGCGCCCGGCAGCCGCCGGGATGCCGCCAGAATGGTCGATGCCTCCGGTGCCTTCGTGGCACCGGGCCTGATCGACATGCACATGCATGTCGAGAGCTCAATGGTAACGCCGGCGACCTATGCCGGTGCGGTGCTGAAGCGCGGTGTGACCACGGTCGTCTGGGATCCGCACGAATTCGCCAATGTGGCAGGCCGCGGCGCTGTGGACTGGGCGGTTGCCGCCACGCGCGACCTGCCGCTTGAAGCCATCGTGCTGGCGCCGTCCTGCGTGCCCTCGGCCCCCGGCCTCGAGCGGGCCGGCGCGGACTTTGGCCCGGTCGCCGTTCAGGACATGCTCGCAGCATCCGAAATCGGCGGCATCGGCGAAGTGATGAACATGGAAGGCGTGATCGCCGGCGACGAACGCATGAGCGGCATCGTCCAGGCCGGGCTTGCCGCCGGCAAGCCGGTGTTCGGCCATGCCCGCGGCCTTTCGGGCGAACGGCTGCAGGCCTTCATGGCCGCCGGCGTATCCTCCGATCACGAACTGACGTCGGGAGACGATCTCATCGAGAAGCTGCGCGCCGGGCTGACGGTCGAACTGCGCGGCTCTCATCCCTATCTCTTCGCGGAATTCGTCCGGGCTCTGAAGGCGCTTCCGATCTGGCCGCAGACGCTGACGCTTTGCACCGACGACGTTTTCCCGGATGATCTGGATGAAAAGGGCGGGCTTGACGCGCTGGTTCGGGCGCTGGTCGGGCTCGGTGTGCCGCCGGTGCAGGTGCTGCAGGCGGCAACGCTGAACGCGGCCATGCGGCTCGAACGCCCCGATCTCGGCCTCGTTGCCGCCGGTCGGCGCGCCAACCTGGTGGTTTTCGAGGATCTGGCGCAGTTTGCAACGCGCCGGGTGATCGTCGATGGCGCGATCGTTGCGGCCGACGGCGGCATGACCGTCGCTCTTCCGGCGCATCCTTCGGGCGCGCTGAAGAACACGATGAAGGTGAAGCCGCTCTCCGCCGAGGACTTCCGGGTGAGAGCCGAAGGCCGCAAGGTCGAGGTGGCCACGATCGACCAGCCACGCTTCACCCGCTGGGGAAAGACCGTCGCCGACGTTCAGGACGGTTTCGTCGTGCCGCCTGCCGGGACCACGCTGATCAGCGTGGTGCACCGCCACGGCCACGCGCCGGCCGTGCCGCAAATGGGGTTTCTCACCGGCTGGGGTAACTGGCGCGGGGCGATCGCCACCACTGTCTCGCATGACAGCCACAATCTGACGGTGTTCGGCGGCAATGCGGAGGATATGGCGTTGGCAGCGAATGCGCTGATTGCGGCCGGCGGCGGCATGGCCGTCGCTTCAGGTGGCAAGGTCGAGGCGCTCTTGGCGCTGCCGCTGCTCGGGCTGGTCAGCGACCGATCGCTTGCGGAGATCGCCGCCGAATTCGAGAGGCTGAAGGAGGCAGCCGGCGCCATCGTCGATTGGCAGCCGCCCTACCTCACCTTCAAGGCGCTCGTCGGCGCAACGCTTGCCTGCAATGCCGGCCCGCACCAGACCGACATGGGCATTGCCGATGTCGAGACCGGCAGCGTTCTGAAAAGCCCGGTTCTGAGCGTCATTGACTGACGGCGCTCAGGCGTCCGTGCCGGGCAGTTCGGTTTCCACGACGCGCGCCCACCAGGCCGCGCCATAGCCGATGGCGTCATCGTTGAAATCATAGGCGGTGTTGTGATGCAGGGCGCCGTCGCGTGCGGGGCCGTTGCCGAGCCAGACATAGCAGCCCGGGACCTCGTTTCCGAGGTAGGAAAAATCGTCTCCGGCGGTCGAGGGCGGGAAGCTTGTGCGGGCCTTTTCGCCGAACACGCCTGTCGCGGCCGCAAGCGCCTGTGCCGTCGGTTCCGGTGCGTTGACCACCGGCGGAATGCGGCGGATGAAGCGGTATTCGGCGGCGATACCGAAGGAGGCCGCCATGCCATGCGCCAGCCGTCCGATCTCCTCTTCAAGCTGGTCGCGGGTCTCGGGCGAATAGGCCCGCGCGGTGCCGCCGATCTCCACGTGATCCGGGATGACATTCAGTGCCTTCGGATCGCCCGCCTGCAGCGAGCAGGCGCTGACGACGGCGGGCTGTAACGGATCGACCACACGGCCGACAATCGTCTGCAGCGCCGCAATGAAATGGCCGGCGGCGGTCACCGGATCGCGTCCGAGATGCGGCTTGGCGCCGTGGGTGCCGGTGCCCCTGAAGGTCACCATCCAGCTGTCGGACGAAGCAAGCTGCGGACCTTCGACCACGGCCATCTCGTCAACGGCAAGCCCCGGCATGTTGTGCAGGCCGTAGACCGCATCACACGGGAAAAGCCGGAAAAGCCCGTCCTCGACCATCTTCTTCGCGCCGCCGCGGCCTTCCTCGGCGGGCTGGAAGATGAAGTGGACCGTCCCGGAAAAGCCGCCGTTGCGGGCGAGATGACGGGCGGCAGCAAGCAGCATCACGGTATGTCCGTCATGGCCGCAGGCATGCATCTTTCCGGGCACCGTGCTCTTGTAGGGTCTCTCCGCCGTTTCCGGCATGGCGAGCGCGTCCATATCGGCGCGAAGGCCGATGGCGCGGTTTCCGTCGCCGCGCTTCAGCGTGCCGACCACGCCGGTGCCACCCAGCCCGCGATGGACAGCGATGCCCTCGGCTTCCAGCAATTGCGCGACAATGGCGCTGGTCCGTGTCTCCTCGAAGCCCAGTTCCGGATGGGCATGCAGATCGCGGCGAAGCTCCGTCCAGAACGGGAGATCGCCGGCGATCGCATCCGGTATCGGGTTTCGGGAAACGTCATCCATGGTGCGGGCCTTCTCTTGGGATCGTCGATGCTCCGGCTATAAAGCAAAGCCGACCCGCGCCCAAGCCCTGCGCTCAGATGGCGTTGGCGCGCCGGTCAGCGATATAGAGCTCGCGCAGCTTCATCGTCAGCGCGCCGGGCTTGCCATCGCCGATCGCCTTGCCGTCAATGGAAACCACCGGCGTGATGAAATTGCTGGCGGAGGTATAGAAGGCTTCCTTGGCGGCAAGCGCCTCTTCGACGGTAAAGGCCCGCTCTTCCACCTTCATGCCGTTGCGCGCGGCAATCTGCAGCGCACTGGCGCGGGTGATGCCGGGCAGGACGACATGGCTCAGCGGCCGGGTGATGACGACATCGTCGGCGGTGACGATATAGGCGGTGGCGGACGTCTGCTCGGTGATCTCGCCGTCGCGCACCAGCCAGGCATCGTCGGCGCCCTTGTCATGGGCTTCCATCTTGGCGAGGCTCGGGTAGAGAAGCTGCACGGTCTTGATATCGCAGCGGCCCCAGCGGAGGTCTTCCATGGTGACCACGGCGATGCCGTTCTTCGCAGACTTGGTTTCGGTGACCTGCTTCTTCTGGGTGAACATGGAGAAGGTCGGCGTCATGTCCTTTTCGAACATGAAGTCGCGATCGCCGGGATTGCCGCGCGAGACCTGCAGGTAGATCAGGCCCTCGGTCATGTCGTTGCGGGCGGCAATTTCGCGGTGGAGCGAAAGCAGCGTCTCGTCATCGACGGGCATGTTGATGCCGATCGCGCCGGTGGAGCGTTTCAGCCGCGCCGCGTGGCCATCATAATCGAGCAGCTTGCCGTCGAGAACGCAGGTCACTTCATAGATGGCATCGGCAAAGACATAGCCGCGATCGAAGATCGAGACCTTCGCCTCTTCCTCAGCCAGCCATTCCCCGTTCAGATAGACAATCCGGCTCATTCCCGCTCTCCGTCTCTGGTCGTTTCGCCTGTGTTTCGGTGATAATGGCAAGTAGTCTTCGATACAAGATGTAATCAGTCGATGTTTGTTGCGTATTTCTGCTCTTTTGTCGCATCAATCTGAGCGGAAGGGGTCAGCCGCTTGAGCAGGTGCAGCATGAATGCGGTGGCGAACAGCGGCGTTGCCAGATTGACGATCGGGATGGCCACGAAACCGGCAATCACCAGGCCACCGAGGAACACCGTCAGCGCACGCTTTCGCCGCATCGCCCGCGCCGCTTCAGGAGACATGAAGCGCATGGCCGCGAATTCGAAGAACTCCCGGCCGAGAAGATAGCCATTGACGAGGAAGAAGGCGATCAGGTTGACGCCGGGTACGAGCAATAGCAGCAGGGCGAAGATGTTGCCGATGATCACCACGCCGAGAAACTTGAGCGAGGCCAGGAGGGCGGCAAGGGCCGGCATGGCCGTGCCCGGCGGATCGTCCGGATAGTGAAGCGCCTCGATATGGTCTGCCGCGTCATCAAGAAAGATGCCGGCGACGAGGGCGGAGACGGGCGCCATCAGGAGGGCAAGGCCGAGCGCCAGCCCAACGGCTGCGAGCAGGAGCAGCACGAAGGAAATCCATCCGGCCCAATCCGGCATGGTTGGAAACAGGCTCTCGATCCAGGGGAAGGCGAGCCAGAGGAAAACGGCCCGCACCGCAAACCAGAGGCCGATGAGGCATAGCAGCGAAAGCCCGAGGACCTTCCACAGGATGCCGCGCATCTTGGGGTCGAGGATGTCGTAAATTGCCCGGCGGGCGGCATCGATCAGCATGTCGTCCTTGGCCCCACATCACGAAAAGGGTGTCATCGCGATGTAGGGCCGATAGGGGCTGTCTGCAAGCAGCCGTCAGTCATGGGTGTCCAGCCAGTCG
Protein-coding sequences here:
- a CDS encoding adenine deaminase, with the protein product MTASLNDPDLRARAVAAARGDEPFDMLIAGGTLVDVVTGELRKADIGLVGPLIAAVLAPGSRRDAARMVDASGAFVAPGLIDMHMHVESSMVTPATYAGAVLKRGVTTVVWDPHEFANVAGRGAVDWAVAATRDLPLEAIVLAPSCVPSAPGLERAGADFGPVAVQDMLAASEIGGIGEVMNMEGVIAGDERMSGIVQAGLAAGKPVFGHARGLSGERLQAFMAAGVSSDHELTSGDDLIEKLRAGLTVELRGSHPYLFAEFVRALKALPIWPQTLTLCTDDVFPDDLDEKGGLDALVRALVGLGVPPVQVLQAATLNAAMRLERPDLGLVAAGRRANLVVFEDLAQFATRRVIVDGAIVAADGGMTVALPAHPSGALKNTMKVKPLSAEDFRVRAEGRKVEVATIDQPRFTRWGKTVADVQDGFVVPPAGTTLISVVHRHGHAPAVPQMGFLTGWGNWRGAIATTVSHDSHNLTVFGGNAEDMALAANALIAAGGGMAVASGGKVEALLALPLLGLVSDRSLAEIAAEFERLKEAAGAIVDWQPPYLTFKALVGATLACNAGPHQTDMGIADVETGSVLKSPVLSVID
- a CDS encoding ABC transporter permease; amino-acid sequence: MKTRVLTFLPLALTLIFLIGPFIVIVMAGLSSGNNLAFPPPGLSLKWVIKVFSIESFRASFAMSMFLAIFGTLAALILGIPASYAMSRYKVPGSETVRLIVSSPIIVPGIIVGLALLRYFVVPLSLSITLALFAAHTALILPYAVRVVSASLNNLRSDIEEAAVLLGASRSGAFFRVILPNIRGGVLSAFILGFVTSFNQVPVSLFLSGPGVRTLPIDMIGYMETTYDPSVAALAALLAFLSIGIVFIAERFLGFTRYV
- a CDS encoding nucleoside hydrolase, encoding MGIWIDTDMGFDDIAAILTVAAAGFEIDGMSLVFGNAVLAQVERNAAGAAKAFCWSMPIHSGADRAVIGTTETASSILSEAGMPTAGLSLPEAGLPPTAPALEALCGWLGDGAGEKRILALGPLTNIAILCLARPDLAKNITEIVWMGGGVSLGNHTASAEFNALADPEAAAIVLSRAVPLTMADLDFCRKVRLRADDIRTLRLRAGRNAALLADLTEGFLSIALKRGASEMPFFDPAAAIAFCHPTLVSLQPVRIDIETAGTLTRGRTVVETRPHKAKFNARIISDVDADTAHDLIMIALASEAAR
- a CDS encoding D-amino-acid transaminase, whose product is MSRIVYLNGEWLAEEEAKVSIFDRGYVFADAIYEVTCVLDGKLLDYDGHAARLKRSTGAIGINMPVDDETLLSLHREIAARNDMTEGLIYLQVSRGNPGDRDFMFEKDMTPTFSMFTQKKQVTETKSAKNGIAVVTMEDLRWGRCDIKTVQLLYPSLAKMEAHDKGADDAWLVRDGEITEQTSATAYIVTADDVVITRPLSHVVLPGITRASALQIAARNGMKVEERAFTVEEALAAKEAFYTSASNFITPVVSIDGKAIGDGKPGALTMKLRELYIADRRANAI
- a CDS encoding ABC transporter ATP-binding protein yields the protein MSDFLVLDNLSLSYGRTTVVDQLNLGVRKGELIALLGPSGCGKTTTMRAVAGLLTPSAGKIVLDGKDVTRVPPNKRQVGLMFQSYALFPHLSVFENVAFGLRLKGMRGDALSSKVNEGLASVGLAQYGDRRPADLSGGQQQRVALARSLVMDPKILLLDEPLSNLDARLRLEMRTELQRVQKESGLTMIFVTHDQSEALSLADRIVVMRDGEIEQLGTPEDIYNRPVSAFVADFVGFENIFAIEGGELKGKGEAFTLASPLPEGATGLAWRPEAVWLGEGAFEGTVIGAAFVGQMREYVLESAIGRIKVNVDANLPAHPLDTRLAFDLRVEDAVVLRR
- a CDS encoding LacI family DNA-binding transcriptional regulator translates to MKQRPPKLTEIADRLDISAATVSNALSGKGRVSAELAERIRQVAEELGYVPSVSARALRTGLSGVIGLVLPDIGNPLFPQIAQAIENAATDAGLGVLIADSRGSIQAQTEAIQHLRDHGVDGMIVVPRRGSRVADVGCPVAMIDSPSTPGNTVSADHWCGGFLLGEHLRSLGHRKVLLIGNHRDSIVQTDRLGGVRAALQGTEVERVWLDSLPGDQPIGALDPVRWYSEGFTAFVTVSDLQALRVLTALQSAGIAVPSMASVTGFDDLVFASSVIPALTTVRMDMPKVAEIAISALKRAIEAKSGDGAETVRADPDRVPMTLVIRRSTGPVHEEAGAKPRLPHPQQEN
- a CDS encoding M20 aminoacylase family protein, which encodes MDDVSRNPIPDAIAGDLPFWTELRRDLHAHPELGFEETRTSAIVAQLLEAEGIAVHRGLGGTGVVGTLKRGDGNRAIGLRADMDALAMPETAERPYKSTVPGKMHACGHDGHTVMLLAAARHLARNGGFSGTVHFIFQPAEEGRGGAKKMVEDGLFRLFPCDAVYGLHNMPGLAVDEMAVVEGPQLASSDSWMVTFRGTGTHGAKPHLGRDPVTAAGHFIAALQTIVGRVVDPLQPAVVSACSLQAGDPKALNVIPDHVEIGGTARAYSPETRDQLEEEIGRLAHGMAASFGIAAEYRFIRRIPPVVNAPEPTAQALAAATGVFGEKARTSFPPSTAGDDFSYLGNEVPGCYVWLGNGPARDGALHHNTAYDFNDDAIGYGAAWWARVVETELPGTDA
- a CDS encoding ABC transporter substrate-binding protein gives rise to the protein MKKRGPNPACPTPSRRTETVKTLLSSVALATFALSAGAASAADKTLTISVYAFAQDEFKEIVYDPFKEICGCDIVVETGNSVERLAKMEANKASPVIAMAVMSMADALQASRQDLIDDIDFSKLTNYDKLYDIAKDPNKDGKSVGYTFYATSIAYRPDKVTIESWADLLKPELAGRVAFPNVTTNQGPPALYMLGKALGDDGADLTTPIDAVAEHRDDFVTFYVRSSQLTQLMQQEEIWAAPIGRFAWAGFTDMGFPVEWATPKEGQTGGLNVMVLTKGSENQELAMQFMDFWLSTDVQTKLAEALVDSPANKDVVVSDEVANNLTYGAETADSLSLIPSDVMLDKRDAWLEQWNEKVGQ
- a CDS encoding ABC transporter permease, translating into MFQSRVEAMALVLPAALFAGLVFLLPVVVLLAQGIHIDGQWTLSAYVDFFAKPLNRTVFLRTLKLAALVTLIAAIIGYAAAYATVSLPPRSKGRIIGLIVLPLMISPVARTYAWIVLLGRTGIINEALVAIGLTDEPFRFLFTETAVTIGLLQLFLPLMIIALISALENMPRDAVTAARVLGANWFQVFWKVILPLTREGLIIGGTLVFTGSMTAYITPAILGGSKVLMLETLLYQRVTVANDLVSASVIAFILMAMAFSANFLLKKIASARGGK
- a CDS encoding sulfate transporter family protein — encoded protein: MLIDAARRAIYDILDPKMRGILWKVLGLSLLCLIGLWFAVRAVFLWLAFPWIESLFPTMPDWAGWISFVLLLLAAVGLALGLALLMAPVSALVAGIFLDDAADHIEALHYPDDPPGTAMPALAALLASLKFLGVVIIGNIFALLLLLVPGVNLIAFFLVNGYLLGREFFEFAAMRFMSPEAARAMRRKRALTVFLGGLVIAGFVAIPIVNLATPLFATAFMLHLLKRLTPSAQIDATKEQKYATNID